The Brassica napus cultivar Da-Ae chromosome C7, Da-Ae, whole genome shotgun sequence genome has a segment encoding these proteins:
- the LOC106431005 gene encoding glyceraldehyde-3-phosphate dehydrogenase, testis-specific: MPGNYHSQGSNVAVIIFTVMITLLTCPIIINASSDSSPANMRKLDEVDPIKCSPSCIQNPPPPSPPPPSPPPPACPPPPALPPPPKKVSPNYPPPPPTNFLYITGPPGNLYPVDEQFGAAAGKSFTVVKLAGLIGFGVLWVLVL; this comes from the coding sequence ATGCCGGGAAACTATCACAGCCAAGGATCCAACGTTGCAGTCATAATCTTCACGGTGATGATCACGTTGCTGACTTGTCCAATAATCATTAACGCTTCATCAGATTCTTCTCCAGCCAACATGAGGAAGCTCGACGAGGTAGATCCCATAAAGTGCTCGCCAAGCTGTATCCAAAACCCTCCTCCAccatctcctccaccaccatctCCACCGCCTCCAGCGTGTCCTCCTCCCCCTGCTCTCCCTCCACCGCCTAAGAAAGTCTCACCTAACTATCCACCGCCTCCACCAACTAATTTCTTGTATATAACGGGTCCGCCTGGAAATCTTTACCCCGTTGATGAGCAATTCGGTGCGGCCGCCGGAAAAAGCTTTACGGTGGTGAAGCTCGCCGGTCTAATAGGGTTTGGAGTTCTGTGGGTGTTGGTTCTTTGA